In Musa acuminata AAA Group cultivar baxijiao chromosome BXJ2-3, Cavendish_Baxijiao_AAA, whole genome shotgun sequence, the following proteins share a genomic window:
- the LOC135606636 gene encoding probable protein phosphatase 2C 59: MASVANKSFSEANSCGSCSQNREAGSTASTAVLVGDRLLVANVGDSRAVICRGGDGTWRVGGVLAVSRAFGDRHLKQFVVADPEIHEEAVDGSLEFLILASDGLWDVVTNEEEVVAIVKPLQDPEQAAKKLLQEAYQRGSSDNIACVVVQFLG, encoded by the exons ATGGCATCAGTTGCAAACAAGTCCTTTTCTGAGGCAAACAGTTGTGGCAGTTGTAGCCAGAACCGAGAGGCGGGTTCAACTGCATCAACAGCTGTCCTTGTTGGTGATCGTTTGCTCGTTGCAAATGTTGGGGACTCTAGAGCTGTCATATGTAGAGGAGGAGATG GGACATGGCGTGTCGGTGGTGTTCTTGCCGTTTCTCGTGCATTTGGTGATAGGCACCTGAAACAGTTTGTTGTCGCAGATCCAGAAATTCAT GAGGAAGCGGTTGATGGATCTCTCGAATTCCTCATCCTTGCAAGTGACGGATTGTGGGATGTTGTCACGAATGAG GAGGAGGTGGTAGCTATTGTCAAACCCCTACAAGATCCAGAACAAGCAGCAAAGAAACTGTTACAGGAGGCCTATCAAAGAGGTAGTTCTGACAACATCGCTTGTGTCGTGGTACAGTTTCTTGGCTAG
- the LOC135606637 gene encoding uncharacterized protein LOC135606637 yields the protein MNPPLEIGIVGEKKPVTGSCRLPDDLHEEILSYLPAKTFFRLQPVCKSFHELSEKSDFLHSQSDLCKAVSGFFIKSYSSFDSFLHVDPCAGVPRTFGEFLSKNNGFILGSADGLVFVRHDNRRATTHSLFVYNPARRTRCHLPAPSDMCLEGGIAAVTFMNDGEKVMKDYKLVYLSPTSEWKSFRRCQVYDSVAKMWTMDKRLDFGGAAIDLDHPVVYDETIFWVSTPGPLMMINRYVVAFDLRTKCTQIIRPPERMNIDRSDTIGIGKWEGKSVCLIHYRKSSRVFALELLEKSGNGAIRWVTTHEASLDRMGFTMLCEVATTTLLVFATLEDAYTYSIKDGEIKKLGPLGLWFTSLIPYSNTLRPCGEEEELFETT from the coding sequence ATGAACCCTCCGCTCGAGATCGGCATCGTGGGCGAGAAGAAGCCCGTAACCGGAAGCTGTCGGCTTCCCGACGACTTGCACGAAGAGATCCTGTCCTACCTCCCCGCGAAGACATTCTTCAGACTCCAACCTGTCTGTAAGTCCTTCCACGAGCTCTCGGAAAAGTCTGATTTCCTCCATTCACAATCAGATCTCTGCAAAGCCGTCTCCGGATTCTTCATCAAGAGCTATAGTTCCTTCGACTCCTTTCTCCACGTTGACCCCTGCGCCGGCGTGCCCAGAACCTTTGGCGAATTCCTGAGCAAGAACAATGGCTTCATCCTTGGGTCAGCTGATGGCCTTGTCTTCGTCAGGCACGACAACCGCCGTGCTACCACCCATAGTTTATTTGTCTACAACCCGGCACGTAGGACTCGGTGTCATCTACCCGCACCATCGGACATGTGTCTGGAGGGTGGCATCGCGGCAGTGACCTTCATGAACGACGGAGAGAAGGTGATGAAAGACTACAAGCTGGTCTACCTCTCACCAACCTCGGAGTGGAAATCGTTTCGCCGCTGCCAGGTCTACGACTCGGTGGCAAAGatgtggacgatggacaagcgTCTCGACTTTGGAGGGGCCGCAATAGACTTGGATCACCCGGTGGTCTACGACGAGACCATATTCTGGGTGTCGACTCCGGGACCGCTCATGATGATTAATCGGTACGTCGTCGCTTTCGACCTGAGGACCAAGTGCACGCAGATCATCCGTCCGCCGGAAAGAATGAACATCGATCGCTCCGACACCATTGGGATCGGAAAGTGGGAGGGAAAGTCGGTTTGCCTGATTCATTACCGTAAGTCTTCTCGGGTGTTCGCTCTAGAGCTGCTGGAGAAGAGTGGCAACGGTGCGATACGCTGGGTGACGACGCATGAGGCAAGCTTGGACCGGATGGGGTTCACGATGCTGTGTGAGGTGGCGACGACTACACTACTTGTTTTCGCTACACTTGAAGATGCATACACCTACAGTATAAAGGATGGAGAAATCAAGAAACTGGGACCGCTGGGATTGTGGTTTACatcgttgatcccttactctaatacgcttcggccatgcggtgaagaagaggaactttTCGAAACAACCTGA
- the LOC135606988 gene encoding probable protein phosphatase 2C 45: protein MGYLNSISGLQADGAPVSGGGLSQDGKFGYEYASCPRKRSSMEDFYETLIDSVDGEIVGLFGVFDGHGGAQVAEYVKQNLFGNLLRHPKFITETKSAIGGADLHLVR, encoded by the exons ATGGGGTATTTGAACTCCATCAGCGGGCTTCAAGCAGACGGTGCTCCGGTCAGCGGGGGAGGACTCAG TCAAGATGGGAAGTTTGGTTATGAGTATGCAAGCTGTCCACGGAAAAGATCTTCAATGGAAGACTTCTATGAGACGCTAATTGACAGCGTTGATGGAGAAATTGTTGGCTTGTTTGGGGTCTTTGATG GTCATGGCGGTGCCCAAGTAGCGGAGTATGTTAAACAAAACCTCTTCGGCAACTTACTCAGGCATCCAAAGTTCATTACCGAGACAAAATCAGCTATAGGTGGTGCTGATTTGCATTTAGTGCGATGA